A DNA window from Rossellomorea marisflavi contains the following coding sequences:
- a CDS encoding ATP-binding protein produces the protein MIIEKLLFHTFIILAPVLIQTSLLEHHKWSKSPIFTGVLNGFATLACLTFTYEFAGLYWDFRYVPLIIAMVYGGRKAGLIVLGFMLMGRTIMGGDILLHGLASALLASVVPYYFSKGFWKLSPVKRVLAAQLIGLWPIAVIFLMLFVFHLPSQFLSELHSITFILQFGFVQIIGIGIAARLNEWMVEKKVMREEIIKSEKLNTLGELAASIAHEVRNPLTVVKGFLQLMKRQSKGEEDEYLAIILSELGRAEEIINDYLNFAKPQFEKVEQVHIKEILSEVSILLNAYAVKENVFLESHLDDDGILLTDRNKMKQALINFVKNAIEATPPKGYVSIGLRVSDEHAVITVKDTGKGMSKEEIARIGTMFYTTKNQGTGLGTSVSLKIIETIGGHVSYSSEVKKGTTVEITLPLRNEKLKKEHVLSHHLDA, from the coding sequence GTGATAATTGAAAAATTACTTTTTCATACGTTCATCATCCTTGCTCCGGTGCTGATCCAAACCTCCCTGCTCGAACATCATAAATGGAGTAAATCGCCCATCTTTACAGGTGTACTGAATGGTTTCGCCACTCTTGCTTGCCTTACATTCACGTATGAGTTCGCCGGCTTATACTGGGATTTCCGCTACGTCCCCCTTATCATTGCCATGGTTTACGGTGGAAGAAAAGCTGGTCTCATCGTTCTTGGTTTCATGCTCATGGGGCGGACGATCATGGGCGGGGATATCCTTTTGCATGGCCTTGCCAGTGCGCTGCTGGCCTCAGTGGTGCCCTATTACTTTTCTAAAGGGTTTTGGAAGCTGTCTCCTGTCAAACGGGTGCTTGCCGCTCAGTTAATCGGTCTCTGGCCGATTGCTGTCATTTTTCTCATGCTCTTTGTCTTCCATCTTCCATCGCAATTTTTGAGTGAACTCCACTCCATTACATTCATCCTCCAGTTCGGCTTTGTTCAGATCATTGGAATCGGGATCGCCGCCCGCTTGAATGAATGGATGGTCGAGAAGAAAGTGATGAGGGAAGAAATCATCAAATCGGAGAAATTGAATACGCTGGGCGAATTGGCTGCCAGCATCGCCCATGAAGTACGAAATCCCCTGACGGTCGTAAAGGGATTCCTTCAGCTCATGAAACGTCAGTCGAAGGGGGAAGAGGATGAATATCTGGCCATCATCTTAAGTGAGCTTGGCAGGGCTGAGGAAATCATCAATGACTATTTGAATTTTGCAAAGCCGCAATTCGAGAAGGTGGAGCAGGTTCATATAAAGGAGATCCTATCGGAGGTGTCAATCCTGTTGAACGCTTATGCCGTGAAGGAAAATGTGTTCTTGGAGAGTCATCTGGATGATGACGGGATCCTCCTCACCGATCGAAATAAAATGAAGCAGGCACTCATCAACTTCGTAAAAAATGCGATTGAAGCGACTCCGCCGAAAGGGTATGTGTCGATCGGTCTCCGGGTGTCAGATGAACATGCCGTCATTACCGTGAAGGATACAGGAAAAGGAATGTCGAAAGAAGAGATTGCGAGGATCGGTACGATGTTCTATACCACAAAGAACCAGGGAACAGGACTAGGGACGTCGGTATCCCTTAAAATCATCGAAACAA
- a CDS encoding alpha/beta-type small acid-soluble spore protein → MSKRKLLVPGSRDALNEMKARISGADRPSDAKFEAAREVGVPLQKGYNGHLSAAENGRVGGQLGGKMVQELIKIAKEEMDRN, encoded by the coding sequence ATGTCGAAACGCAAACTTTTAGTCCCAGGTTCCCGGGACGCCCTCAATGAAATGAAGGCGAGGATTTCCGGTGCCGATCGTCCGTCAGATGCAAAGTTCGAAGCTGCAAGAGAAGTAGGGGTTCCCCTCCAAAAAGGCTACAACGGTCACCTGTCGGCTGCTGAAAACGGGAGAGTCGGGGGACAACTTGGCGGCAAGATGGTCCAGGAACTCATCAAGATAGCCAAGGAAGAGATGGACCGCAACTAA
- a CDS encoding pyridoxamine 5'-phosphate oxidase family protein, translating to MSQKKVKEQVLKVLDESKVGTLATVKDNKPYSRYMTYYHEDLVLYTPTSKKTDKTDEIEENPNVHILLGYDGEGYGDTFVEIEGKASVEQSEGYKKKIWNDHMKNWFDGPEDPNLVVLKIEPVGIRLMNNEEDSPQTLDL from the coding sequence GTGTCACAGAAAAAAGTGAAAGAGCAAGTATTGAAGGTGTTGGATGAAAGCAAGGTGGGGACACTCGCTACCGTTAAGGATAACAAACCTTATTCCCGCTATATGACCTACTATCACGAGGATCTGGTCCTGTACACACCAACAAGCAAGAAGACCGATAAGACCGATGAAATCGAAGAAAACCCCAACGTTCATATCCTGCTCGGCTACGACGGTGAAGGATACGGTGATACATTCGTGGAAATCGAAGGAAAAGCTTCAGTTGAACAATCGGAAGGATACAAGAAAAAGATATGGAATGATCACATGAAGAACTGGTTTGATGGACCGGAAGATCCGAATCTTGTCGTCCTTAAGATTGAACCCGTGGGGATCAGACTCATGAATAACGAAGAAGATTCTCCACAGACTTTGGATCTTTAA
- a CDS encoding uracil-DNA glycosylase, producing the protein MTVVPEEISTICRKRMEPFDCEGFVNGRGPLDPILMIVGEAPGETEIHNGIPFSGRAGKVLDEWFRYVGVGREDIYFTSAVRSRPFKRVDKKRKDGRVERKWVNRAPNMKEQFAHAAILDYELAHVRPKQVVTLGNIGLQRLVGRKYSISSVHGTSIRTKLKCLKDYERREWGETEGEYSLFPTFHPASIFYNRSLEKDIYRDLDKLRQILSDKGVF; encoded by the coding sequence ATGACAGTCGTACCGGAAGAAATATCGACCATCTGCAGGAAAAGAATGGAGCCTTTTGACTGTGAGGGATTCGTGAATGGACGTGGACCGTTGGATCCGATCCTGATGATTGTCGGGGAAGCGCCGGGTGAAACGGAAATACATAATGGGATCCCATTCAGCGGCAGGGCCGGGAAGGTACTGGATGAATGGTTTCGTTACGTTGGGGTTGGCAGGGAAGATATATATTTCACCTCTGCGGTGCGGAGCAGACCATTTAAGCGTGTGGATAAGAAGAGGAAGGACGGAAGGGTGGAGAGGAAATGGGTCAATCGGGCCCCGAACATGAAAGAACAGTTCGCCCATGCGGCCATCTTGGATTATGAGCTGGCCCATGTAAGGCCAAAACAAGTTGTCACCCTTGGGAATATCGGTCTCCAGAGGTTGGTTGGAAGGAAATATAGCATCTCTTCTGTCCATGGAACCTCCATCCGGACAAAATTGAAGTGCCTGAAGGATTATGAACGCAGGGAGTGGGGAGAAACGGAGGGAGAGTACTCTCTCTTTCCTACGTTCCATCCCGCCTCGATTTTTTATAATCGTTCCCTGGAAAAAGACATCTACCGGGACCTGGACAAGCTCAGGCAGATCCTCTCGGATAAAGGGGTCTTTTAG
- a CDS encoding cyclic-phosphate processing receiver domain-containing protein: MTVNVFLDDYRHCPQGYILAKDIDECLQLLYDHSIGHLSLDHDLESKTRNGLMLVHAMVEHQLFAERITIHSANSVGGKNMFRYLKAAQDNDQMPHSIKIVLRPLPLR; this comes from the coding sequence ATGACAGTAAATGTGTTTCTCGACGATTATCGCCACTGTCCCCAAGGTTACATTCTTGCAAAAGACATCGATGAGTGCCTGCAGCTCCTGTATGATCATTCCATCGGTCATCTCTCCCTCGATCACGATCTTGAGAGCAAGACCCGAAATGGTTTGATGCTGGTTCATGCCATGGTTGAGCATCAATTGTTTGCAGAACGCATCACGATCCACTCTGCTAATTCCGTAGGTGGAAAGAATATGTTCCGCTATCTCAAAGCGGCACAAGACAACGACCAGATGCCTCATTCGATCAAGATTGTTTTAAGGCCTTTGCCTCTCAGATGA
- a CDS encoding ABC transporter ATP-binding protein, producing MSRHARKTLGKNDKAKDMKGTLHRIWDYLSRQRVLLYMVIVMVVISSAASLLGPFLVGKAIDDYVVTREITGLGRLLIALILIYILHSISVWFQNYWMIGIAQETVHRMRKDLFHQLHQLSIPFFDKRKHGELMSRVTNDIDNVSATLNSSFIQIISSFLTLLGTISVMLWLSPLLTLITLTVVPLMVFGMKWITKRTGPLFKEYQGNIGELNGYIEETISGHSIIKTFSREETAIQEFKEKNEKLRKAGFWADTYSGFIPKLMNVLNNLSFAVIAGIGGLFAIRGYITIGVIVIFAEYARQFTRPLNELANQYNTLLSAIAGAERVFQIIDEEPEAVDEGDAMELSRVTGEVVFDHVSFGYSEDEMILDDVSFVISPGETVALVGPTGAGKTTITNLISRFYERNAGDILIDGVDLSSVKRKSLRSHMGFVLQDSFLFQGSIMENIRYGRLDATDEEVKEAAKLANAHSFIRKLPGGYHTVLTEGSISQGQKQLLSIARAILSEPSILVLDEATSSIDTITEMKIQEALKRLMEGRTSVVVAHRLNTIRQADQILVLDGGKIIERGSHEHLIKMGGFYAGLYQSQLKESI from the coding sequence ATGTCGAGACACGCTAGAAAGACACTCGGTAAAAATGATAAAGCGAAGGACATGAAAGGTACACTCCACAGGATATGGGATTACCTTTCACGCCAGCGGGTCCTTCTCTATATGGTCATTGTCATGGTGGTCATCAGTTCTGCCGCGTCCCTCCTAGGTCCGTTCCTCGTAGGGAAGGCAATTGATGACTATGTCGTCACGCGTGAAATCACCGGTCTCGGACGTTTGCTCATTGCGTTGATCCTGATTTATATTCTTCATTCCATCTCTGTATGGTTCCAAAATTATTGGATGATCGGAATTGCTCAGGAAACGGTACACCGGATGAGGAAAGATTTGTTCCATCAACTGCATCAGCTTTCGATCCCATTCTTCGATAAGCGGAAGCACGGGGAGCTGATGAGCCGTGTGACGAATGATATCGACAACGTGAGTGCTACGCTGAATAGTTCGTTCATTCAGATCATTTCAAGTTTCCTGACCCTCCTCGGTACCATTTCGGTCATGCTCTGGTTGAGTCCGCTGTTGACGTTGATCACCCTGACGGTCGTACCCCTCATGGTGTTCGGGATGAAGTGGATTACGAAGAGGACGGGTCCCCTTTTCAAGGAATACCAAGGAAACATCGGTGAACTGAACGGGTATATCGAGGAGACGATTTCCGGTCACAGCATCATCAAAACCTTTTCCCGGGAAGAGACCGCCATACAGGAATTCAAGGAAAAGAATGAAAAGCTGAGGAAGGCTGGCTTTTGGGCAGACACGTATTCGGGGTTCATCCCTAAGCTCATGAATGTATTGAACAACTTGAGTTTTGCTGTCATTGCCGGGATCGGAGGGCTCTTTGCCATAAGGGGTTACATCACGATCGGGGTCATTGTGATTTTTGCAGAGTATGCAAGGCAATTCACCAGGCCGCTGAATGAACTGGCCAATCAGTATAATACGCTCCTCTCGGCCATAGCCGGTGCTGAAAGGGTGTTCCAGATTATTGATGAGGAACCTGAGGCAGTCGATGAGGGAGACGCGATGGAACTGTCCAGAGTGACGGGGGAAGTGGTCTTCGATCATGTGTCCTTTGGATACAGCGAAGACGAAATGATCCTCGATGATGTTTCATTTGTGATTTCTCCCGGTGAAACCGTAGCGCTTGTCGGCCCGACTGGAGCGGGCAAGACGACCATCACAAATCTGATCTCCAGGTTTTACGAACGCAATGCAGGTGACATCCTCATAGATGGAGTGGATCTGTCTTCGGTTAAGCGGAAGAGCCTCCGTTCCCATATGGGGTTCGTCCTGCAGGATAGTTTCCTGTTCCAGGGCTCGATCATGGAAAACATCCGCTATGGCCGCCTTGATGCGACAGACGAAGAAGTGAAAGAAGCGGCAAAACTCGCTAATGCCCATTCCTTTATCCGGAAGCTTCCAGGAGGTTATCATACGGTGTTGACCGAGGGGAGCATCAGTCAGGGGCAGAAGCAGCTGCTGTCCATTGCGAGGGCAATCCTTTCCGAGCCTTCCATCCTTGTTTTGGATGAAGCTACGAGCAGCATCGACACGATCACAGAAATGAAAATCCAGGAAGCACTTAAACGATTGATGGAAGGGCGTACCAGTGTGGTGGTGGCACACAGGCTGAACACGATCCGTCAGGCAGATCAGATCCTTGTTCTGGACGGCGGGAAGATCATTGAACGCGGTTCACACGAACACCTGATCAAGATGGGTGGATTCTATGCGGGCCTCTATCAGAGTCAGCTGAAGGAAAGCATATAA
- a CDS encoding aromatic acid exporter family protein — translation MQFLKHFRLVGGRVAKTGIAVFLTALICELFNWPATFAVITAIVTIEPTATNSIKKAFIRFPASAIGALYAVALSSFFGDRPITYAFVALLTIITCHKLKLAPGILVATLTGIAMIPTIHDHYVATFFIRLGTTTIGLIVSTVVNIWVLPPKYSDKITASIHNLYFKTGNLLERRGSELLQQHSLHRDTRLIFADILQEVEATDTLCKYQKEEWKLHRSSRKELRFFHYEYKKLNLLRQILYHIGNLIYLPMNRYSYSPDEKERIISAIQSLKGILHHPAFEIPEQHFILMKDLLEEFWDDHEFLRGKQVKHFSCESVLLYELLSIHDLLEELKGIQTLEIHHSSVLEKKLQT, via the coding sequence ATGCAATTTCTCAAACATTTTCGATTAGTCGGCGGCCGCGTTGCAAAGACAGGCATTGCCGTTTTTTTGACTGCACTCATTTGTGAACTATTCAACTGGCCCGCAACATTTGCGGTTATCACGGCCATCGTGACCATTGAGCCGACGGCCACCAATTCAATCAAGAAGGCGTTCATCCGATTTCCCGCGTCGGCGATCGGGGCCCTTTATGCGGTCGCCCTCTCTTCTTTTTTCGGCGATCGCCCCATCACCTACGCATTCGTCGCGCTGCTCACGATCATCACCTGTCATAAGCTGAAGCTTGCCCCCGGTATCCTGGTCGCCACCTTGACAGGGATCGCCATGATTCCGACGATCCACGACCATTATGTGGCCACCTTTTTCATCAGGCTCGGAACCACGACGATCGGACTGATCGTTTCGACCGTAGTCAACATTTGGGTCCTGCCTCCTAAATATTCCGATAAGATCACGGCAAGCATCCATAATTTATATTTCAAAACCGGCAATCTCCTAGAGCGAAGGGGTTCGGAGCTGCTCCAGCAGCATTCCCTTCACCGGGACACGCGCCTCATTTTCGCCGATATCCTCCAGGAAGTCGAAGCCACGGATACCCTTTGCAAATATCAAAAGGAAGAGTGGAAGCTGCACCGTTCAAGTCGTAAAGAACTTCGATTCTTCCACTACGAGTACAAGAAGCTCAATCTGTTGAGGCAGATCCTTTATCATATCGGGAATTTGATCTACCTCCCGATGAATCGCTATTCGTACAGTCCCGATGAAAAAGAGCGGATCATCTCGGCCATCCAGTCCCTGAAGGGGATCCTGCACCATCCAGCTTTCGAGATTCCCGAGCAGCATTTCATCCTGATGAAGGATCTATTGGAAGAATTCTGGGATGATCACGAATTTCTCAGAGGGAAACAAGTGAAACATTTTTCATGTGAATCCGTCCTCTTGTATGAATTGTTATCGATCCATGACCTGCTTGAAGAGCTAAAGGGGATTCAGACCCTGGAAATCCACCATTCCTCCGTACTGGAGAAAAAACTGCAGACGTAA